A section of the Saccopteryx leptura isolate mSacLep1 chromosome 6, mSacLep1_pri_phased_curated, whole genome shotgun sequence genome encodes:
- the MAT2B gene encoding methionine adenosyltransferase 2 subunit beta isoform X2: MPEMPENMEQEEVNVPSRRVLVTGATGLLGRAVYKEFQQNNWHAIGCGFRRARPKFEHVNLLDSNAVHHIIYDFQPHVIVHCAAERRPDVVETQPAAAAQLNVDASGNIAKEAAAVGAFLIYISSDYVFDGTDPPYSEEDIPSPLNLYGRTKLEGEKAVLENNLGAAVLRIPILYGEVEKLEESAVTVMFDKVQFSNKSANMDHWQQRFPTHVKDVASVCRQLAEKRMLDPSIKGTFHWSGNEQMTKYEMACAIADAFNLPSSHLRPITDSPVLGAQRPRNAQLDCSKLETLGIGQRTPFRIGIKESLWPFLIDKRWRQTVFH; the protein is encoded by the exons ATGCCTGAAATGCCGGAGAACATGGAACAG GAGGAAGTTAATGTCCCCAGTAGGCGGGTTCTGGTGACTGGTGCCACCGGGCTTCTTGGCAGAGCTGTGTACAAAGAATTTCAGCAGAATAACTGGCATGCCATTGGCTGTGGCTTTAGAAGAGCAAGGCCCAAATTTGAACATGTCAATCTGCTGGATTCTAATGCGGTTCATCACATCATTTATGATTTTCAG CCTCACGTCATAGTGCACTGCGCAGCAGAGAGAAGGCCAGATGTTGTAGAAACTCAgccagctgctgctgctcagcTTAATGTGGATGCTTCTGGGAATATAGCAAAGGAAGCAG ctgCAGTTGGGGCATTCCTAATCTATATCAGCTCAGATTATGTATTTGATGGAACAGACCCTCCGTACAGTGAAGAAGACATACCCAGCCCCCTGAACCTGTACGGCAGAACGAAACTGGAAGGAGAGAAGGCCGTCTTGGAGAACAATTTGG GAGCCGCCGTGTTGAGAATCCCCATTCTGTACggagaagtggagaagctggAGGAAAGTGCTGTGACCGTCATGTTTGACAAAGTGCAGTTCAGCAACAAGTCCGCCAACATGGACCACTGGCAGCAGCGGTTCCCCACGCATGTCAAGGACGTGGCCTCCGTGTGTCGTCAGTTAGCGGAGAAGAGGATGCTG GACCCATCAATTAAGGGAACTTTTCACTGGTCTGGCAACGAACAGATGACCAAGTATGAAATGGCATGTGCAATTGCAGACGCCTTCAACCTCCCCAGCAGTCACTTACGACCG ataactGACAGTCCTGTCTTAGGAGCACAACGCCCAAGAAATGCCCAGCTAGACTGCTCCAAATTGGAGACCTTGGGCATCGGCCAGAGAACACCATTTCGAATTGGAATCAAAGAATCACTCTGGCCTTTCCTCATTGACAAGAGATGGCGACAAACAGTCTTTCACTAG
- the MAT2B gene encoding methionine adenosyltransferase 2 subunit beta isoform X1 yields the protein MVGREKELSIHFVPGNCQLVEEEVNVPSRRVLVTGATGLLGRAVYKEFQQNNWHAIGCGFRRARPKFEHVNLLDSNAVHHIIYDFQPHVIVHCAAERRPDVVETQPAAAAQLNVDASGNIAKEAAAVGAFLIYISSDYVFDGTDPPYSEEDIPSPLNLYGRTKLEGEKAVLENNLGAAVLRIPILYGEVEKLEESAVTVMFDKVQFSNKSANMDHWQQRFPTHVKDVASVCRQLAEKRMLDPSIKGTFHWSGNEQMTKYEMACAIADAFNLPSSHLRPITDSPVLGAQRPRNAQLDCSKLETLGIGQRTPFRIGIKESLWPFLIDKRWRQTVFH from the exons ATGGTGGGGCGGGAGAAGGAGCTCTCCATCCACTTTGTTCCCGGGAACTGCCAGCTGGTGGAG GAGGAAGTTAATGTCCCCAGTAGGCGGGTTCTGGTGACTGGTGCCACCGGGCTTCTTGGCAGAGCTGTGTACAAAGAATTTCAGCAGAATAACTGGCATGCCATTGGCTGTGGCTTTAGAAGAGCAAGGCCCAAATTTGAACATGTCAATCTGCTGGATTCTAATGCGGTTCATCACATCATTTATGATTTTCAG CCTCACGTCATAGTGCACTGCGCAGCAGAGAGAAGGCCAGATGTTGTAGAAACTCAgccagctgctgctgctcagcTTAATGTGGATGCTTCTGGGAATATAGCAAAGGAAGCAG ctgCAGTTGGGGCATTCCTAATCTATATCAGCTCAGATTATGTATTTGATGGAACAGACCCTCCGTACAGTGAAGAAGACATACCCAGCCCCCTGAACCTGTACGGCAGAACGAAACTGGAAGGAGAGAAGGCCGTCTTGGAGAACAATTTGG GAGCCGCCGTGTTGAGAATCCCCATTCTGTACggagaagtggagaagctggAGGAAAGTGCTGTGACCGTCATGTTTGACAAAGTGCAGTTCAGCAACAAGTCCGCCAACATGGACCACTGGCAGCAGCGGTTCCCCACGCATGTCAAGGACGTGGCCTCCGTGTGTCGTCAGTTAGCGGAGAAGAGGATGCTG GACCCATCAATTAAGGGAACTTTTCACTGGTCTGGCAACGAACAGATGACCAAGTATGAAATGGCATGTGCAATTGCAGACGCCTTCAACCTCCCCAGCAGTCACTTACGACCG ataactGACAGTCCTGTCTTAGGAGCACAACGCCCAAGAAATGCCCAGCTAGACTGCTCCAAATTGGAGACCTTGGGCATCGGCCAGAGAACACCATTTCGAATTGGAATCAAAGAATCACTCTGGCCTTTCCTCATTGACAAGAGATGGCGACAAACAGTCTTTCACTAG